CAGATCCATGCACTTTCCTTGGATCCAAGCGGATCAATAGTGGAAGAAAAAGTTCTGGCAGACGTTGAATCCCCAGTGTGCGTTATCTTCCACACTGTTTGATTACTTGTTATCTTCCGCCAACCACACAGAGGTAAACGGCGCGTTGGATGCAACAGCATCCTTCACGGCGCGGGTGACTACTCGCTTAGCGGTGGTCACCGCATCAACAAAAGAGCTTCCCTTAGCAAGCTCCGCGGTGATTACAGCTGCGAAAGTGCAACCAGCACCAGAAACGCGCTCGTTGCCGATCTTTGGTTCGGAGAAAACGTGGTAGTCGGAGCCGTCGAAAAGCACATCAACCGCGTTGTCACCTGGGAAGTCGATACCACCCTTCACAACAACGTACTGAGGTCCCTGCTCGTGAATGAGGCGGGCAGCTTCCTTCAGATCTTCAATGGTCTCCAGCTTGTCCAGTCCTGACAAGGTAGTGGCCTCAAAGTTATTAGGAGTAACCACGGTTGCTTGAGGCAACACCTTCGCGCGAAGTGCAGTGTCAGTATCAAGTGCCGCGCCAGGCTCCTGGCCCTTGCAGATCAACACAGGATCTAAAACAACATGTTTGAAGCTGTTTTCCTGCAGCGCAGTAGCCACAGTATCGATCGTTGCCGGAGTACCCAACATGCCGATCTTCACCACATCAAGATCATGCGCAGCCGTAGCAGCCTCAATCTGATTAGCAATAACTTGCGCATCAACCGGCACAAAACGGTGATTCCAATTGTCTTTAGGATCAAAGGCCACCAAGCACGTAATGGCACCAATGCCATAAACATCAAGATGCTGGAAAGTCTTCAAATCAACCTGAATGCCGGCGCCGCCGGTAGCTTCTGAACCTGCAATAACGAATGCGTAATTAACCACACTTCAAACCTAGACCCTCACGCTTAAGATTCCGACATTACCGCCTCAAAAAATTTCAGCAGTAACCTCCCGTAGGCTAAAGAGCATGCCGAAAACGATCATTGTGCGCACCGAAATTGAAATCCCCGGACACCCCACCGCCATTCATATCGCAGAAATGCAAGAACTCCCTGAATCTGCCACTCAAGATGGTGTTGCTATGTGCAAAATGCAGCGCATTATTGAACTAGCTGGAACTGCCGAAGGTGATATCGTCACTGGTGCTGGCGTTATTGGTGGAGCAAATTTCCAACTCAATAATGAACCCAATGAAGTAGTTCCACATCCAGATACCTACGCTGATTTTCCTGATATCAAAGCCGAAGTCATTTCAGCTGAAGCCTTTGAAGGACTGTGGTTGGAAGCTGGAGCTAAATTCCCTGGGTTGAAGTAACCCCTTGTTATATACCCCGGTGGGGTATATTCTTTATTGTTAGAAGCTGCCAAAAGGAAAGGAGCCAATAATATGGCTATCAAGAACTACACCGTCGAAGGCATGACCTGCGAACACTGCGTTTCCTCCGTAAAAGAAGAAGTCGGAGAAGTCGCTGGCGTATCCGCAGTAGATGTCACCCTAGAAACCGGATCCGTGCAGGTCACAGGCGAAGGCTTCACCGACGAGGCTGTCGAAGCCGCCGTCACTGAGGCTGGCTACAAGGTTGTTTCATAAACCTTCTCCATACCTTTCAGAAATCTAAAAGCCGCTCCCATTAGTAGGGCGGCTTTTTGCGTTGCGACATGGCTTGGCCCAGGTTGGTGCGCGAAGTTCATTCTTGGCACTTAGGTAAATTTCCGCACTAATTTGACCCAAGTCAGGAAATTGAGGTCAAGGCGTTTATTGCCCGTTTAAGGGGTTAAGTTTTTCGAATGAATGTTTGTACAGATAAGGCCTTGAAAACCCGTTAGAAGCGCTTCTGGGGAGGTATGATTTTTCAAGGTAACGGCCTAAATTTGAGAGCGACCAAACCAGGAGACCCAGAATCTTCAAAAACTTAAATGTTGGGTCTCTGTGTTTGGTACCTAGCGCGATACACCAAACTAGGAGACCCAGAAACGTCGAAAAAGTGATTCCTGGGTCTCTGTGTTTGGTCCTATGCAGCCAAGCGTAAGAACGCCTAAAACCACACGGGGTAAACAATTATTTCCGCACTAATTTGACCCAAGTCAGGGCCCAAGTCAGAAAAAAGCCACCCTCACTCCGTGCTGAAACGGGGAGTGGGTGGCTTTTAGCGTCGAAAAGCGTGCTTTTTAGCGTTTTAAAAAACCACGTTGACCAGCAGCATGTATGCCAAAGTGCCGCCGACAATGGATAGCCCGGCGGACCGTCGCCACCAATGAAGCAGCGCGGTAAACCCGACCGCGATCAGCGAGGCTCCCACACCTCCCGGCGCGCTGACCTGGCCGAACAGGGTGTAAATGACCAGCACAACCATGACACCCACCGGCATGGTGCGCCCCAAAACGCCCATCAGTTGGTTGTTTTTTACCCGCTTCATCGCAGCGTATGGGAACTGGCGCAGCAAAACAGTGATTATGGCAACCGGGATTAAAACAGCCGCGACGTTAAAAAGCGTGACGCCTTCAGGCAGACCGTACTCACTCATGTTTGGTCCTGATCTCGAGTTTCTTATCCAGGTTGGGGAATCGAACGCGGCAGAGAAGAATCACAAAGTAGGTGGTCAGCGCGATAACAAGCATCTGTTCAGGGGCAACAAAACCTGCAACCAAGGCCAGCACCACCGCAAATAAGGGCAGTGAATAATCCTTATTGTTTTTGAATGCTTCCCAGGCCAGCACCACGAAAAGGGCAGTGAGCGCGAAATCCATACCTTTGAGGTCATCTGGCAAAACCTGACCAACCAAGGCTCCGATAATGCCAGGGATAACCCACAGCGCTTGGCACAGAATCTGGATGGTCAGCACCCTTGTGCCGCTGATTTTCCCAGGTGGGCGGGCTGAGACGATGGCGTAGGACTCGTCGGTAAGCGCATATGTTGAGTAAACGCGACCCGTGCCGGAGTTGATGGTGTGGCGTGGGAAGGTGAGGCCGTAGAAAATATGTCGGAAATTGACCATGAACCCCGCCACCAGCGCGGAAAATGGGCCGATACCTGCGGTGACCATGCCGATCGCCAAATACTCCATCGATCCGGCATAGATAACGATGGAGAAAATTGGTGTCCACCACCAGGCGAAACCCGTTTGAACCATCAACAGCCCAAACGCCAAACCCAAAGGGATTAGCCCCAATCCGACAGCTAGAGTCTCAGAAACTCCTCCGCGGATTTCCTTTAACGTTTCGGCGCTCATTTAATTGTGCGACGGATCCGCAGGGAAGGTGGAATACAACGGCAAAGGCATTGCTTGTCGACGCATCACATCACCCCAAATATCCACGCGACCAGGCGCTATAATGTCCGAAGGCAGCGCGGGAGTTACAAACCAATCACCCTGTTCAATCTCCTCATTAAGCTGACCTGGTGCCCACTCCGCATAACCTGCGAAAAAGCGCATTCCTTCTAAATAATCAGCAACATCCTCAGGCTCTGAACGCAGATCAACATGCACCAGACGGTTAGCCAACTTGTTGAAACTAGTCGACTTTTCAATATCCACACCCGGTTTAGTAACTCCCAAACCAACCACAGCCTGCTGACTCAGTGGGCCACCAATATAAAGAGCCTGCGGCTTAGCAGTCAGGTCCACCCACTCCGGCAACACATTTGCCACAGCAACATCGGAACGTGAAGAAATATTTACACCAAAAGTGGTGGCAGGGGAATGCTCAATGATCAAAACAATACTGCGCTCAAACTCCTCCGAAGCCATATCCGGCGCAGACACCAACAACATGCCTGGAGAAACCTCATTGCGCTCCAACGCATTAAACAACCTATCGGCGTAAAAATCACTCATTGTTTTCTCCTTCCCACCAACTTTTCAGCTCTGCGATGGCTTCATCTCGATCCAAAGGACCACGCTCCAAACGGAGCTCCTTCAAAAACGCCCACGCTTTACCCACGACAGGTCCAGCCGGAATGTTTAGAATCTCCATGATCTCATTGCCATCCAAATCAGGACGCACCCTGGCTAGATCTTCCTTTGCGGCGATCTCTGCGATGCGTTCTTCCAAATGATCGTAGGTTGCCTGCAGCCTGGCTGCTTTCCTTTTATTCCTCGTGGTGCAATCAGCGCGAACCAACTTATGTAGCCGTGGAAGAAGCTCCCCAGCATCCGCAACATATCGACGCACTGCTGAATCTGTCCACTGACCTTCACCAAAGCCGTGGAAACGCATGTGCAAAAACACCAACTGGCCAACATCGCCCACCATCTGCTTGGAGTACTTCAGCTTGCGCATCCGCCGCCTCACGAGCTTCGCTCCCACCACCTCGTGCTGATGGAAACTCACCCGACCTTCTTCATTGAAGTCACGGGTATCTGGCTTTCCACAATCGTGCAGCAACGCAGCCCATCGAAGCACCAGGTCAGGACCATCTTCTTCCTGATCAATAGCTTGACGCATCACCTGCAATGAATGCGCATACACATCCTTGTGCTGCATATGCTCATCTTGAGTCATCTGCATCGCAGGAATCTCCGGGTAAATAATCTGAGCAAGCCCAGACTCCACCATGAGATCAATACCCGCCTCCGGGTTTTTACCAAGAATCAACTTATCCAACTCAACTTGCATGCGCTCAACCGTGATCCGAGTAATCTGCTGCGCCATCTCAGACATGGCAGTAAACACACGAGGAGCAAGAGCAAAATCGAGCTGCGACACAAAACGAGCCGCCCGCAGCATCCTCAACGGATCATCATTGAACGACTGCTCCGGTGTAGCTGGGGTATCTAAAGTATGGGTCAGCAAATCTTCCAACCCACCCACAGGGTCATGGAACTTTAACTCTCCATCTGCTTGAATCTCCACAGCCATGGCGTTGACCTTGAAATCACGCCTGATCAGATCACCTTCCAAGGTGTCGCCGAACGTCACCTCAGGGTTACGAGAGTTTCCGTCATAAAGATCAGAACGGAACGTGGTGATCTCAATCTGCTGACCATGCTTTTCCGCAGACAAAGTG
Above is a genomic segment from Corynebacterium suranareeae containing:
- the thiD gene encoding bifunctional hydroxymethylpyrimidine kinase/phosphomethylpyrimidine kinase encodes the protein MVNYAFVIAGSEATGGAGIQVDLKTFQHLDVYGIGAITCLVAFDPKDNWNHRFVPVDAQVIANQIEAATAAHDLDVVKIGMLGTPATIDTVATALQENSFKHVVLDPVLICKGQEPGAALDTDTALRAKVLPQATVVTPNNFEATTLSGLDKLETIEDLKEAARLIHEQGPQYVVVKGGIDFPGDNAVDVLFDGSDYHVFSEPKIGNERVSGAGCTFAAVITAELAKGSSFVDAVTTAKRVVTRAVKDAVASNAPFTSVWLAEDNK
- a CDS encoding heavy-metal-associated domain-containing protein, translating into MAIKNYTVEGMTCEHCVSSVKEEVGEVAGVSAVDVTLETGSVQVTGEGFTDEAVEAAVTEAGYKVVS
- a CDS encoding branched-chain amino acid transporter permease, producing MSEYGLPEGVTLFNVAAVLIPVAIITVLLRQFPYAAMKRVKNNQLMGVLGRTMPVGVMVVLVIYTLFGQVSAPGGVGASLIAVGFTALLHWWRRSAGLSIVGGTLAYMLLVNVVF
- a CDS encoding AzlC family ABC transporter permease, with the protein product MSAETLKEIRGGVSETLAVGLGLIPLGLAFGLLMVQTGFAWWWTPIFSIVIYAGSMEYLAIGMVTAGIGPFSALVAGFMVNFRHIFYGLTFPRHTINSGTGRVYSTYALTDESYAIVSARPPGKISGTRVLTIQILCQALWVIPGIIGALVGQVLPDDLKGMDFALTALFVVLAWEAFKNNKDYSLPLFAVVLALVAGFVAPEQMLVIALTTYFVILLCRVRFPNLDKKLEIRTKHE
- a CDS encoding YqgE/AlgH family protein → MSDFYADRLFNALERNEVSPGMLLVSAPDMASEEFERSIVLIIEHSPATTFGVNISSRSDVAVANVLPEWVDLTAKPQALYIGGPLSQQAVVGLGVTKPGVDIEKSTSFNKLANRLVHVDLRSEPEDVADYLEGMRFFAGYAEWAPGQLNEEIEQGDWFVTPALPSDIIAPGRVDIWGDVMRRQAMPLPLYSTFPADPSHN
- a CDS encoding CCA tRNA nucleotidyltransferase, with amino-acid sequence MDQEVDRLALMARAHQAIGKLSDILVPLAAAFTEKGHSLYLVGGSVRDAFLGELGHDLDFTTSARPEETKAILDDYADVVWDTGIAFGTLSAEKHGQQIEITTFRSDLYDGNSRNPEVTFGDTLEGDLIRRDFKVNAMAVEIQADGELKFHDPVGGLEDLLTHTLDTPATPEQSFNDDPLRMLRAARFVSQLDFALAPRVFTAMSEMAQQITRITVERMQVELDKLILGKNPEAGIDLMVESGLAQIIYPEIPAMQMTQDEHMQHKDVYAHSLQVMRQAIDQEEDGPDLVLRWAALLHDCGKPDTRDFNEEGRVSFHQHEVVGAKLVRRRMRKLKYSKQMVGDVGQLVFLHMRFHGFGEGQWTDSAVRRYVADAGELLPRLHKLVRADCTTRNKRKAARLQATYDHLEERIAEIAAKEDLARVRPDLDGNEIMEILNIPAGPVVGKAWAFLKELRLERGPLDRDEAIAELKSWWEGENNE